From one Tsukamurella tyrosinosolvens genomic stretch:
- a CDS encoding YciI family protein, whose amino-acid sequence MTHYLLSVHGPVERGDFGDYGTKEAMEEAFARTDAFNEQLKADGYWVFAGGLAEATTATVVDGRGDKPIITDGPYLESKELIGGFWVVDAPDLDVALRLAAEGSKTCGGTVEVRAFDGLA is encoded by the coding sequence ATGACGCACTACCTGCTCTCCGTGCACGGCCCCGTCGAGCGTGGCGACTTCGGCGACTACGGCACCAAGGAGGCGATGGAGGAGGCGTTCGCGCGGACCGACGCCTTCAACGAGCAGCTCAAGGCAGACGGCTACTGGGTGTTCGCGGGCGGGCTCGCCGAGGCGACCACCGCCACCGTCGTCGACGGCCGCGGCGACAAGCCGATCATCACCGACGGCCCGTACCTCGAGTCGAAGGAACTCATCGGCGGCTTCTGGGTCGTCGACGCCCCGGACCTCGACGTCGCGCTCCGGCTCGCGGCCGAGGGCTCCAAGACGTGCGGCGGCACCGTCGAGGTCCGCGCCTTCGACGGGCTGGCGTGA
- a CDS encoding RNA polymerase sigma factor produces MTDAGTALDRVFREEYGRVIASLVRRFGDITIAEDAAGEAILAAAEKWPESGIPPNPGAWLTTTAGNRAIDRIRRENQRDNKHRAAEMIHDDSGPEPTGAVEDDRLRLIFTCCHPALAPEARVALTLRLLGGLTVPEIANAFLVAETTMGQRITRAKKKIAAARIPYRVPAAADLPDRVDGVLTVLFLVFNEGYLASGDGAPIREELSAEAIRLTRLVRGLLPDDPEVTGLLALMLLTEARREARVRGGQLVPLDEQDRAGWDRAAIAEGHGLVRECLAINRPGRYQILAAIGAVHTDAPSADAVDYAQVVALYDQLLMIDGSPIVRLNRAVAVAELDGPEVSLALIDPLPLDGYHPWHATRAHLLRKLGRTAEAKDAYDAAIAATCNTAERAYLTRKRGELV; encoded by the coding sequence GTGACCGACGCCGGCACCGCGCTCGACCGGGTCTTCCGCGAGGAGTACGGCCGGGTCATCGCCTCGCTCGTCCGCCGCTTCGGCGACATCACGATCGCCGAGGACGCGGCGGGCGAGGCGATCCTCGCCGCCGCGGAGAAGTGGCCCGAATCCGGCATCCCGCCGAACCCCGGTGCCTGGCTCACCACCACCGCGGGTAACCGCGCGATCGACCGGATCCGGCGCGAGAACCAACGCGACAACAAGCACAGGGCGGCCGAGATGATCCACGACGACTCCGGCCCCGAGCCGACCGGCGCGGTCGAGGACGACCGGCTGCGGCTGATCTTCACCTGCTGCCACCCGGCGCTCGCGCCCGAGGCCCGGGTCGCCCTCACCCTGCGCCTGCTCGGCGGCCTGACGGTGCCCGAGATCGCGAACGCCTTCCTCGTCGCCGAGACCACGATGGGCCAGCGCATCACCCGCGCCAAGAAGAAGATCGCCGCCGCCCGGATTCCCTACCGCGTGCCGGCGGCCGCCGACCTGCCCGATCGTGTCGACGGAGTGCTGACGGTGCTCTTCCTCGTCTTCAACGAGGGATACCTGGCCAGCGGCGACGGCGCGCCGATCCGGGAGGAGCTCAGCGCGGAGGCGATCCGGCTGACGCGCCTGGTCCGCGGGCTGCTGCCCGACGATCCCGAGGTCACGGGCCTGCTCGCCCTGATGCTGCTCACCGAGGCCCGCCGCGAGGCGCGGGTGCGCGGCGGGCAGCTCGTCCCGCTCGACGAACAGGACCGCGCGGGCTGGGACCGCGCCGCCATCGCCGAGGGCCACGGCCTGGTCCGCGAATGCCTCGCGATCAACCGCCCCGGCCGGTACCAGATCCTCGCCGCGATAGGCGCCGTCCACACCGACGCCCCGAGCGCCGACGCCGTCGACTACGCGCAGGTCGTCGCGCTGTACGACCAGCTGCTGATGATCGACGGATCCCCGATCGTGCGACTCAACCGGGCGGTCGCCGTCGCCGAACTCGACGGGCCCGAGGTCTCGCTCGCGCTCATCGACCCGCTGCCCCTGGACGGCTACCACCCCTGGCACGCCACCCGCGCGCACCTGCTGCGCAAACTCGGGCGCACCGCCGAGGCCAAGGACGCCTACGACGCGGCGATCGCCGCCACCTGCAACACCGCCGAGCGCGCCTACCTCACCCGCAAGCGCGGCGAACTGGTCTGA
- a CDS encoding helicase-associated domain-containing protein translates to MSSNTSSTGPAAWLRTRTDAEIAALLDARRDVATPVPAGFAVLASRLGSPSSLGRVAERLTLPDLAVLELLLAEPLDADALARRLRGRALKKQVLASAEKLRDLALAWGDDILHTTAAAREALPWRSTQLTTPPDLGAIDAALAAAGPDERALLDRLAEGSPLGRTAAAGPGTSPDHPVQRMLASGLLARVDHQTVELPWEVRARLRGELPLGASLKQPVLDGPPVPGADGAGAVAALELLRHADDVLDVLGAVPAQRVKAGGIGIRELRRVAKAAGLAEDRAALLLELLAAAALISEGELDGEEDSVFAPTVAVDEWQRSAPAERWALLARTWLELRRQPALIGTRGEEGIVGPLHRAARSTVAPQDRAAVLDALALAPPGTAPAVPDLHAAARFAHPSWYRRLTLDAIAGIVDQAQIVGLVAGGALTSAGRAARTTDPAQAMAAALPKPVEEFLLQADLTLTIPGPTTHDFAAAVALVADLESAGGAAVYRVTDASVRRALDAGRTSAEVHAFFVAHSVTPVPQGLTYLVDDVARRHGALRAGVAGSFLRSDDPALIAAVLASPAAEALALRAVAPTVLIAQVPLSDLVAGLAAAGFNAAAEDSRGVVVDLRPAAIRLPSPRPRPPAAQPTLEQLADAAVQIRRQDVPSDDGPRTSGPELMELLQSAAGEGRAVRLGYVDANGVFTRHVVVPESVRHGQLSALDGDATRRFALHRVTTAEPVE, encoded by the coding sequence GTGAGCAGTAATACGTCGTCGACGGGCCCCGCGGCGTGGCTGCGGACGCGCACCGACGCCGAGATCGCGGCGCTGCTCGACGCCCGGCGCGACGTCGCGACGCCCGTCCCCGCCGGCTTCGCCGTCCTCGCGAGCCGCCTGGGCAGCCCGTCCTCGCTGGGCCGCGTCGCGGAGCGACTCACCCTGCCCGACCTGGCCGTTCTCGAGCTGCTCCTCGCCGAGCCACTGGATGCGGACGCACTGGCCCGCCGGCTCCGGGGCCGGGCGCTCAAGAAGCAGGTGCTCGCGTCGGCGGAGAAGCTCCGCGATCTGGCGCTGGCCTGGGGCGACGACATCCTGCACACGACGGCCGCCGCCCGCGAGGCGCTGCCGTGGCGCTCGACCCAGCTGACGACCCCGCCCGACCTCGGCGCCATCGACGCCGCCCTCGCCGCCGCGGGCCCCGACGAGCGCGCGCTGCTGGACCGCCTCGCGGAGGGCTCACCACTGGGCCGCACGGCCGCCGCGGGTCCGGGCACGTCCCCCGACCATCCGGTGCAGCGCATGCTCGCGTCCGGCCTGCTGGCGCGCGTCGACCACCAGACCGTCGAGCTGCCGTGGGAGGTCCGCGCGCGATTGCGGGGCGAGCTCCCCCTGGGCGCGTCCCTCAAGCAGCCCGTGCTCGACGGTCCGCCCGTCCCCGGCGCCGACGGGGCCGGCGCGGTCGCGGCGCTGGAGCTGCTGCGGCACGCCGACGACGTGCTCGACGTGCTGGGCGCGGTCCCGGCGCAGCGGGTGAAGGCCGGCGGCATCGGCATCCGCGAGCTGCGCCGGGTCGCCAAGGCCGCGGGCCTGGCCGAGGACCGCGCCGCGCTGCTGTTGGAGCTGCTCGCGGCGGCCGCGCTGATCTCCGAGGGCGAGCTCGACGGTGAAGAGGACTCGGTGTTCGCGCCGACCGTCGCGGTCGACGAGTGGCAGCGGTCCGCGCCCGCCGAGCGCTGGGCGCTGCTGGCCCGCACCTGGCTGGAGCTGCGCCGGCAGCCGGCGCTCATCGGCACCCGCGGCGAGGAGGGCATCGTCGGGCCGCTGCACCGGGCGGCACGCAGCACCGTCGCCCCGCAGGACCGCGCTGCCGTGCTCGACGCCCTGGCCCTCGCGCCGCCCGGCACCGCCCCCGCCGTGCCCGACCTGCACGCCGCCGCCCGGTTCGCGCATCCGTCCTGGTACCGCAGGCTCACGCTGGACGCGATCGCCGGCATCGTCGACCAGGCGCAGATCGTCGGCCTGGTGGCGGGCGGCGCCCTCACCTCCGCCGGCCGCGCGGCCCGCACCACCGACCCCGCACAGGCCATGGCCGCGGCGCTGCCGAAGCCCGTCGAGGAGTTCCTGCTCCAGGCCGATCTCACGCTGACCATTCCCGGTCCCACGACGCACGATTTCGCGGCGGCGGTCGCGCTGGTCGCGGACCTCGAGTCGGCGGGCGGCGCCGCGGTGTACCGCGTGACCGACGCGTCGGTACGGCGCGCACTGGACGCCGGCCGGACGTCGGCGGAGGTGCACGCCTTCTTCGTCGCGCACTCGGTGACGCCGGTGCCGCAGGGCCTGACGTACCTGGTCGACGACGTCGCGCGGCGGCACGGCGCGCTGCGCGCGGGCGTCGCCGGCTCCTTCCTCCGATCGGACGACCCCGCGCTCATCGCCGCGGTCCTCGCCTCCCCCGCCGCCGAGGCGCTCGCGCTGCGGGCCGTCGCGCCGACGGTGCTCATCGCCCAGGTCCCCCTGTCGGACCTGGTCGCGGGGCTCGCGGCCGCAGGCTTCAACGCCGCCGCCGAGGACTCGCGGGGCGTCGTCGTCGACCTGCGGCCCGCCGCGATCCGGTTGCCGTCGCCGCGCCCCCGTCCCCCGGCGGCGCAGCCGACGCTCGAGCAGCTCGCCGATGCGGCGGTGCAGATCCGGCGGCAGGACGTCCCGTCGGACGACGGTCCCCGCACGTCCGGCCCGGAGCTGATGGAGCTGCTGCAGTCCGCCGCGGGCGAGGGCCGGGCGGTAAGGCTGGGCTACGTGGACGCGAACGGCGTGTTCACGCGGCACGTCGTCGTGCCCGAGTCGGTGCGACACGGGCAACTCTCCGCGCTCGACGGTGACGCGACCCGCCGGTTCGCCCTGCACCGCGTGACCACCGCGGAGCCGGTGGAGTAG
- the moaC gene encoding cyclic pyranopterin monophosphate synthase MoaC — translation MTGELTHIDDAGAARMVDVSAKAVTARTAVAAGIFRTTEAVVAAIADGAVPKGDVLATARIAGIMAVKRTADLIPLCHPLPISGVTVDLEPSGAEIAVTATVRCTGRTGVEMEALTAVAVAGLTLHDMVKALDPAAVMTDVRVLTKDGGKTGHWERSDD, via the coding sequence CTGACCGGAGAGCTGACACACATCGACGATGCGGGCGCCGCCCGCATGGTCGACGTGTCCGCCAAGGCCGTCACCGCCCGCACGGCGGTCGCGGCCGGAATCTTCCGCACGACGGAGGCGGTCGTCGCCGCGATCGCCGACGGTGCGGTCCCCAAGGGCGACGTGCTCGCCACCGCCCGCATCGCGGGCATCATGGCGGTCAAGCGCACGGCCGACCTGATCCCGCTGTGCCACCCGCTGCCGATCTCCGGCGTGACCGTCGACCTGGAACCGTCGGGCGCCGAGATCGCCGTCACCGCCACCGTGCGCTGCACGGGACGGACGGGCGTCGAGATGGAGGCGCTCACCGCCGTCGCGGTCGCGGGACTGACCCTGCACGACATGGTCAAGGCACTCGACCCCGCCGCCGTCATGACGGACGTCCGCGTGCTCACCAAGGACGGCGGCAAGACCGGCCACTGGGAGAGATCAGATGACTGA
- a CDS encoding MogA/MoaB family molybdenum cofactor biosynthesis protein produces the protein MTEPLRPSRDRCATVVVASTRAALGEREDTTGPAIAAWLGERGFEVYGPVVVPDGEEVGAAIRSAVRRGDAVVLTTGGTGLTPSDRTPEETRGALTFEIPGLANAIRTSGLPDVPTTVLSRGLAGVAGSSLVVNLPGSSGGVRDGLAVLDGVLVHALDQIRGGDHG, from the coding sequence ATGACTGAACCGCTCCGCCCGTCCCGCGACCGCTGCGCCACCGTCGTGGTCGCCTCCACCCGTGCCGCCCTCGGCGAGCGCGAGGACACCACCGGCCCCGCCATCGCGGCGTGGCTCGGCGAGCGCGGCTTCGAGGTCTACGGGCCCGTCGTCGTGCCCGACGGCGAGGAGGTGGGCGCCGCGATCCGCTCCGCCGTCCGCCGCGGCGACGCCGTCGTGCTCACCACCGGAGGCACCGGGCTCACGCCCTCCGACCGCACACCCGAGGAGACGCGCGGCGCGCTGACCTTCGAGATCCCCGGCCTCGCCAACGCCATCCGCACGTCGGGCCTGCCCGACGTCCCGACGACGGTGCTCAGCCGCGGACTCGCGGGCGTCGCCGGCTCGTCGCTCGTGGTGAACCTGCCGGGCTCGTCGGGCGGGGTCCGCGACGGCCTCGCCGTGCTCGACGGCGTCCTCGTTCACGCGCTCGACCAGATCCGCGGCGGCGACCATGGCTGA
- a CDS encoding molybdenum cofactor biosynthesis protein MoaE: protein MAEKPAAEVVFARVTEEPIDLAAHEAAVTRPEAGAVVGFIGAVRDHDGGRGVTGLEYSAHPTAERVIAEVVQREADAAEGVRAVAVSHRVGPLAIGDAALVVAVAADHRAAAFATCARLVDAVKEALPVWKHQLFRDGTDEWVGSA from the coding sequence ATGGCTGAGAAGCCCGCGGCGGAGGTCGTCTTCGCCCGGGTGACCGAGGAGCCGATCGACCTGGCCGCGCACGAGGCGGCCGTGACGCGGCCCGAGGCGGGCGCTGTCGTCGGCTTCATCGGGGCCGTGCGCGATCACGACGGTGGCCGCGGCGTGACGGGTCTGGAGTACTCGGCGCACCCCACCGCGGAGCGCGTCATCGCGGAGGTCGTGCAGCGTGAGGCGGACGCCGCCGAGGGCGTGCGGGCGGTCGCGGTCTCGCACCGCGTGGGCCCGCTGGCGATCGGGGACGCGGCGCTCGTCGTCGCGGTCGCGGCCGATCATCGCGCCGCGGCGTTCGCGACGTGCGCGCGTCTCGTCGACGCGGTCAAGGAAGCGCTCCCCGTGTGGAAGCACCAGCTGTTCCGGGACGGAACAGACGAGTGGGTCGGCAGCGCGTAG
- a CDS encoding transglycosylase family protein — MTGRHRKQSTTSLSAAKVAAAGAMLGGAGLALAAPAANAAPDSQWDQVAACESGGNWAINTGNGYHGGLQFSPSTWASYGGTQYAPTANQASRAQQIAIAEKVLAGQGKGAWPSCGTGLGSATPRTVSPTDTGTTKPVTKPVSKPAAKPAAKPVAKPVAKPAAKPVAKPVAKPAAKPAAQAGQSVNSQYINQVISQAQSGGQQVDPAVLAMLQQAAAKGY; from the coding sequence ATGACCGGTCGTCACCGCAAGCAGTCCACCACCAGCCTGAGCGCCGCGAAGGTCGCCGCCGCGGGCGCGATGCTCGGTGGCGCGGGTCTCGCGCTCGCCGCCCCCGCCGCGAACGCCGCCCCCGATTCCCAGTGGGACCAGGTCGCCGCGTGCGAGTCCGGCGGCAACTGGGCCATCAACACCGGCAACGGCTACCACGGCGGCCTGCAGTTCAGCCCGTCCACCTGGGCCTCGTACGGCGGCACGCAGTACGCCCCCACCGCCAACCAGGCCAGCCGCGCACAGCAGATCGCGATCGCCGAGAAGGTCCTCGCCGGCCAGGGCAAGGGCGCATGGCCCTCCTGTGGCACCGGCCTCGGCTCGGCCACCCCGCGCACCGTCTCCCCGACGGACACCGGCACCACGAAGCCGGTCACCAAGCCCGTGAGCAAGCCCGCCGCCAAGCCGGCCGCGAAGCCCGTCGCCAAGCCGGTGGCCAAGCCCGCCGCGAAGCCCGTCGCCAAGCCGGTTGCGAAGCCGGCCGCCAAGCCCGCCGCGCAGGCCGGTCAGTCGGTCAACTCGCAGTACATCAACCAGGTCATCTCGCAGGCCCAGAGCGGCGGCCAGCAGGTCGACCCCGCCGTGCTCGCCATGCTGCAGCAGGCCGCGGCCAAGGGCTACTGA
- a CDS encoding MoaD/ThiS family protein, producing MLIRYFAAARAAAGVPEETVPVPDGATVAEVADLLAARHPELGRVLTRCSFLLDEVAVRDVAAPASGAMLDVLPPFAGG from the coding sequence GTGCTGATCCGCTACTTCGCCGCCGCCCGGGCCGCGGCGGGGGTGCCCGAGGAGACGGTGCCGGTGCCCGACGGCGCCACGGTCGCCGAGGTCGCCGACCTGCTGGCCGCGCGACACCCCGAGCTGGGCCGGGTCCTCACGCGCTGCAGCTTCCTGCTCGACGAGGTGGCGGTGCGGGACGTCGCGGCGCCGGCGTCGGGCGCGATGCTCGACGTGCTGCCGCCGTTCGCCGGCGGCTGA
- the moaA gene encoding GTP 3',8-cyclase MoaA, translating into MKPLVDRYGRVARDLRVSLTDRCNLRCTYCMPAEGLPWLANEHVLTGPEIDRLITIGVRDLGITEIRFTGGEPLLRADLDRIVAHAAALEPRPEISLTTNGLSLARHAAKLAGAGLDRVNVSLDTVDREEYAKVTRRDRLDDALAGLRAAADAGLTPVKVNAVLGPGRLGDARPLLRLCLEAGYELRIIEHMPLDADHTWDRGTMITAEQILAELRREFTLTAHGEARGSAPAERFTVDGGPATVGVIASVTRPFCGDCDRVRLTADGQIRTCLFAADETDLKPLLRGGATDEEIADAWLAAMLGKQAGHGIDDPSFLQPARPMSAIGG; encoded by the coding sequence ATGAAGCCGCTGGTCGACCGCTACGGGCGCGTCGCACGCGACCTGCGGGTCTCCCTCACCGACCGGTGCAACCTGCGGTGCACCTACTGCATGCCCGCCGAGGGGCTGCCCTGGCTGGCGAACGAGCACGTGCTGACGGGGCCGGAGATCGACCGGCTCATCACCATCGGCGTCCGCGACCTCGGAATCACCGAGATCCGATTCACCGGCGGCGAGCCCCTGCTGCGCGCCGACCTCGACCGCATCGTCGCGCACGCCGCCGCTCTGGAGCCGCGGCCCGAGATCTCGCTGACCACGAACGGCCTGTCGCTGGCGCGGCACGCGGCGAAGCTCGCGGGCGCGGGCCTGGACCGCGTGAACGTCTCCCTCGACACCGTCGATCGCGAGGAGTACGCCAAGGTCACCCGGCGCGACCGCCTCGACGACGCCCTCGCCGGCCTGCGGGCCGCCGCGGACGCGGGCCTCACCCCGGTGAAGGTCAACGCCGTCCTCGGCCCCGGACGACTCGGCGACGCGCGGCCGCTGCTGCGACTGTGCCTGGAGGCCGGCTACGAGCTGCGGATCATCGAGCACATGCCGCTGGATGCCGACCACACGTGGGACCGCGGCACGATGATCACCGCCGAGCAGATCCTGGCCGAGCTGCGCCGCGAGTTCACCCTCACCGCGCACGGCGAGGCCCGGGGCAGCGCGCCCGCCGAGCGCTTCACGGTCGACGGTGGCCCCGCGACGGTCGGCGTGATCGCCTCGGTCACGCGGCCCTTCTGCGGCGACTGCGACCGCGTGCGGCTCACCGCCGACGGCCAGATCCGCACGTGCCTGTTCGCGGCCGACGAGACCGACCTCAAGCCCCTGCTCCGCGGCGGCGCGACGGACGAGGAGATCGCCGACGCGTGGCTCGCCGCGATGCTCGGCAAGCAGGCCGGCCACGGCATCGACGACCCGTCCTTCCTGCAGCCGGCGCGCCCCATGAGCGCGATCGGGGGCTGA